Proteins encoded together in one Tripterygium wilfordii isolate XIE 37 chromosome 14, ASM1340144v1, whole genome shotgun sequence window:
- the LOC120015509 gene encoding probable prolyl 4-hydroxylase 4 yields MATEIQPSHLLFLFSISLVFSAYEASATSIINPAKVKQVSWKPRAFVYEGFLTDLECDHLISLAKSELKRSAVADNLSGESKLSEVRTSSGMFISKGKDAIVAGIEEKIATWTFLPKENGEDIQVLRYEHGQKYDPHYDYFTDKVNIARGGHRVATVLMYLTDVVKGGETVFPSAEEPTRHKGAANVELSECAKKGIAVKPRRGDALLFFSLHPTAVPDPLSLHAGCPVIEGEKWSATKWIHVDSFDKNVEAGGNCADRHESCERWSALGECTKNPEYMVGSSDLPGYCRRSCKAC; encoded by the exons ATGGCTACCGAAATTCAGCCGTCACATTTACTCTTCTTGTTCTCGATCTCTTTAGTTTTCAGCGCCTACGAAGCTTCGGCAACCTCCATCATCAATCCTGCCAAAGTCAAACAGGTTTCATGGAAGCCAAG AGCATTCGTGTACGAAGGTTTCCTTACGGACCTAGAATGCGATCATTTGATCTCTCTC GCAAAATCGGAGCTGAAACGATCTGCTGTTGCTGACAATTTGAGTGGAGAGAGCAAGCTCAGTGAAGTGCGAACAAGCTCAGGGATGTTTATCTCTAAAGGAAAG GATGCTATTGTTGCTGGTATAGAGGAAAAAATTGCAACATGGACGTTTCTTCCAAAAG AAAATGGGGAAGACATACAGGTTTTGAGGTATGAGCATGGGCAGAAATATGACCCACATTACGATTACTTTACTGACAAGGTTAATATTGCTCGTGGAGGACATCGCGTGGCAACGGTGCTCATGTATCTTACTGACGTAGTCAAAGGTGGTGAAACTGTGTTCCCCTCGGCCGAG GAACCTACTCGTCATAAGGGTGCGGCCAATGTTGAGCTTTCTGAATGTGCAAAGAAAGGAATTGCAG TGAAACCACGACGAGGAGATGCCCTTCTTTTCTTCAGTCTCCATCCGACTGCTGTCCCGGACCCACTTAGTCTCCACGCTGGGTGCCCGGTGATCGAAGGTGAAAAATGGTCAGCAACAAAGTGGATCCATGTAGACTCATTTGACAAGAACGTAGAAGCTGGTGGAAACTGTGCAGACCGTCATGAGAGTTGCGAGAGATGGTCTGCCCTCGGCGAGTGCACCAAGAACCCAGAGTACATGGTGGGATCTTCTGACCTTCCTGGCTATTGTAGGCGGAGTTGCAAGGCATGTTAA
- the LOC120015024 gene encoding uncharacterized protein LOC120015024 isoform X1 — MLLRRNLWVVILLFTGVFAAKQYTVEGLPHRILLDTDVDTDDFFALFYLLKLNRSEFELEALTISANAWTDAGHAVNQIYDILYMMGRDDISVGVGGEGGILADGTILPNVGGYLPIIEQGMTTAGYCRYRQAIPVLGGRLDVNTNYGIRKAFLPQGRRSYSPLRQPTAQQVLIEKVSAGPITVFMTGAHTNVGIFLMRNPHLKKNVEHIYVMGGGVRSKNPTGCCPKNSSSTCVTRQCGDRGNVFTDYTSNPYAEFNIFGDPFAAYQVIHSGVPVTLVPLDATNTIPVNENFVKAFEKRRYTYEADYCYQSLKIARDTWFDSQFYTSYFMWDSFMSGVAVAIMRNSNNKNGENEFAEMEYMNVTVVTSNRPYGVSNGSNPFFDGLKFPKFHLKKGGVHSGHVQTGLRDPFCIVPNGKGRCKDGYTEEVSGSDSVRVLVATKAKPNQDPNSNLDREFFKSFLDVLNRPQQTGKFNFTTEFPNFRETFYRPDFRGRKLGTPVVFDMDMSAGDFLALFYLLKIPVEVINLMAIIVSPTGWANAATIDVIYDLLHMMGRDDIPVGLGDVFAMNQSDPIFPAVGDCKYVKAIPHGRGGFLDSDTLYGLARNLPRSPRRYTAENSLKHGAPRDTANPELRQPPALEIWESLIQTMDPGSKITLLTNGPLTSLAKIIQSGANASSIIQDVYIVGGHIRNTEMDTGNVITVDYNEYAELNMFLDPIAAKTVFESALNITLIPLGVQRKVGSFSKMLEKMHKTNKTPEALFAHRLLSRLYHLQQTHHRYQHMGTFLGELLGAVILAGDHTLLKPILQVKPIKFFAEGIESKDGETIVEEKQGKLVKVLENVNTVAYYDLFAKQLGVEQQSAVLGSFCEQKKLWSRPNQTVDC, encoded by the exons ATGTTGTTGCGGAGGAATCTTTGGGTGGTTATTTTATTGTTTACAGGAGTTTTTGCAGCTAAGCAGTACACTGTGGAGGGTCTTCCACATCGAATACTGTTGGACACAGACGTGGATACCGATGATTTCTTTGCTCTATTTTACCTCTTGAAGCTTAACAGATCAGAATTTGAATTGGAG GCATTGACTATTAGTGCAAATGCATGGACTGATGCAGGACATGCTGTGAATCAAATCTATGACATTCTTTACATGATGGGTCGTGATGATATTTCTGTTGGAGTTGGAGGTGAAGGTGGAATACTTGCAGATGGTACCATTCTTCCTAATGTTGGTGGATATCTTCCCATTATTGAACAG GGAATGACAACAGCAGGATATTGTAGATACAGACAAGCTATTCCGGTTCTCGGTGGACGACTAGATGTCAATACCAACTATGGCATAAGGAAAGCATTCCTTCCACAG GGCAGAAGGAGCTATTCGCCTCTTCGACAACCTACTGCCCAACAAGTGTTAATTGAAAAAGTATCTGCAGGTCCTATAACTGTGTTCATGACTGGAGCTCATACCAATGTTGGCATATTTCTTATGCGCAACCCACATCTAAAGAAAAATGTTGAGCACATATATGTCATGGGTGGAGGCGTGAGATCGAAGAACCCAACTGGTTGTTGCCCCAAAAATTCTAGTTCAACTTGTGTGACTAGACAATGTGGTGATCGGGGTAATGTGTTCACTGACTATACTAGTAATCCTTATGCAGAGTTCAATATTTTTGGAGACCCGTTTGCTGCATACCAG GTGATTCATTCTGGTGTTCCAGTTACTCTTGTCCCTCTTGATGCTACTAACACCATTCCTGTAAACGAGAACTTCGTCAAGGCATTTGAGAAGAGAAGGTACACATATGAGGCAGATTACTGCTACCAGTCTCTGAAAATCGCTCGCGATACATGGTTTGACAGCCAATTCTATACA AGCTATTTCATGTGGGACTCATTTATGTCTGGTGTAGCAGTCGCGATCATGCGcaattcaaataacaaaaatggggAAAACGAGTTTGCTGAAATGGAGTATATGAATGTGACAGTGGTTACTTCAAATAGACCTTATGGGGTTTCAAATGGCTCGAATCCGTTCTTTGATGGCCTGAAATTCCCAAAGTTTCATTTGAAGAAAGGTGGAGTGCATAGTGGTCATGTCCAGACAGGACTTCGCGATCCATTTTGCATTGTCCCCAATGGAAAGGGAAGATGCAAG GATGGTTATACAGAGGAAGTCTCCGGCTCAGATTCAGTGAGAGTTCTTGTCGCTACCAAAGCCAAACCTAACCAGGACCCTAACAGCAACCTTGACAGGGAATTCTTCAAAAGCTTCTTGGAT GTTCTGAACCGCCCTCAGCAAACCGGAAAGTTCAATTTTACGACAGAATTTCCCAATTTCAGAGAAACTTTCTATAGACCTGATTTTAGAGGAAGAAAATTAGGGACGCCTGTTGTCTTTGACATGGACATGAGTGCTGGAGATTTTCTAGCTCTATTTTATCTCCTAAAAATACCTGTGGAAGTGATCAACCTAATG GCAATAATTGTTAGTCCAACCGGCTGGGCAAATGCCGCAACAATTGATGTCATATATGACTTACTGCATATGATGGGTCGTGATGACATTCCAGTTGGTCTCGGAGATGTATTTGCTATGAACCAGTCTGATCCAATATTCCCTGCTGTTGGGGACTGCAAGTATGTCAAGGCCATCCCTCATGGACGTGGTGGATTTCTGGATTCTGATACTCTTTATGGGCTAGCACGTAATCTGCCTCGAAGCCCCAGAAG ATATACTGCAGAAAATTCTTTAAAACACGGAGCTCCTCGTGACACCGCTAATCCTGAACTCAGACAGCCTCCTGCATTGGAAATTTGGGAGTCTCTGATACAAACAATGGATCCAGGATCTAAGATAACCCTCTTGACCAATGGACCCTTGACTAGTTTAGCAAAAATTATTCAGTCTGGGGCTAACGCAAGCTCTATAATTCAG GATGTGTATATTGTTGGAGGACATATCAGAAACACTGAGATGGACACAGGAAATGTCATTACAGTTGATTATAATGAATATGCAGAACTCAATATGTTCCTCGACCCCATCGCTGCCAAGACTGTCTTTGAGTCAGCTCTTAACATCACGCTCATTCCGCTTGGCGTCCAACGTAAAGTTGGTTCATTTTCTAAGATGCTTGAAAAGATGCACAAGACGAACAAGACACCTGAGGCTCTTTTCGCTCACCGTCTGCTGTCAAGACTATATCACTTGCAACAAACTCATCATAGATATCAACACATG GGCACATTCTTGGGGGAATTACTTGGGGCTGTGATCTTGGCTGGCGATCATACCTTGTTGAAGCCAATCTTGCAGGTCAAGCCCATCAAGTTCTTCGCCGAAGGCATTGAATCCAAAGACGGAGAAACCATAGTCGAAGAGAAGCAAGGAAAGTTGGTGAAAGTACTAGAAAACGTCAACACTGTTGCATATTATGATTTATTTGCAAAACAACTGGGTGTTGAGCAGCAGTCAGCCGTATTGGGAAGCTTCTGTGAACAGAAAAAATTATGGAGCAGACCAAATCAAACTGTAGATTGTTAG
- the LOC120015024 gene encoding uncharacterized protein LOC120015024 isoform X2, whose amino-acid sequence MTGAHTNVGIFLMRNPHLKKNVEHIYVMGGGVRSKNPTGCCPKNSSSTCVTRQCGDRGNVFTDYTSNPYAEFNIFGDPFAAYQVIHSGVPVTLVPLDATNTIPVNENFVKAFEKRRYTYEADYCYQSLKIARDTWFDSQFYTSYFMWDSFMSGVAVAIMRNSNNKNGENEFAEMEYMNVTVVTSNRPYGVSNGSNPFFDGLKFPKFHLKKGGVHSGHVQTGLRDPFCIVPNGKGRCKDGYTEEVSGSDSVRVLVATKAKPNQDPNSNLDREFFKSFLDVLNRPQQTGKFNFTTEFPNFRETFYRPDFRGRKLGTPVVFDMDMSAGDFLALFYLLKIPVEVINLMAIIVSPTGWANAATIDVIYDLLHMMGRDDIPVGLGDVFAMNQSDPIFPAVGDCKYVKAIPHGRGGFLDSDTLYGLARNLPRSPRRYTAENSLKHGAPRDTANPELRQPPALEIWESLIQTMDPGSKITLLTNGPLTSLAKIIQSGANASSIIQDVYIVGGHIRNTEMDTGNVITVDYNEYAELNMFLDPIAAKTVFESALNITLIPLGVQRKVGSFSKMLEKMHKTNKTPEALFAHRLLSRLYHLQQTHHRYQHMGTFLGELLGAVILAGDHTLLKPILQVKPIKFFAEGIESKDGETIVEEKQGKLVKVLENVNTVAYYDLFAKQLGVEQQSAVLGSFCEQKKLWSRPNQTVDC is encoded by the exons ATGACTGGAGCTCATACCAATGTTGGCATATTTCTTATGCGCAACCCACATCTAAAGAAAAATGTTGAGCACATATATGTCATGGGTGGAGGCGTGAGATCGAAGAACCCAACTGGTTGTTGCCCCAAAAATTCTAGTTCAACTTGTGTGACTAGACAATGTGGTGATCGGGGTAATGTGTTCACTGACTATACTAGTAATCCTTATGCAGAGTTCAATATTTTTGGAGACCCGTTTGCTGCATACCAG GTGATTCATTCTGGTGTTCCAGTTACTCTTGTCCCTCTTGATGCTACTAACACCATTCCTGTAAACGAGAACTTCGTCAAGGCATTTGAGAAGAGAAGGTACACATATGAGGCAGATTACTGCTACCAGTCTCTGAAAATCGCTCGCGATACATGGTTTGACAGCCAATTCTATACA AGCTATTTCATGTGGGACTCATTTATGTCTGGTGTAGCAGTCGCGATCATGCGcaattcaaataacaaaaatggggAAAACGAGTTTGCTGAAATGGAGTATATGAATGTGACAGTGGTTACTTCAAATAGACCTTATGGGGTTTCAAATGGCTCGAATCCGTTCTTTGATGGCCTGAAATTCCCAAAGTTTCATTTGAAGAAAGGTGGAGTGCATAGTGGTCATGTCCAGACAGGACTTCGCGATCCATTTTGCATTGTCCCCAATGGAAAGGGAAGATGCAAG GATGGTTATACAGAGGAAGTCTCCGGCTCAGATTCAGTGAGAGTTCTTGTCGCTACCAAAGCCAAACCTAACCAGGACCCTAACAGCAACCTTGACAGGGAATTCTTCAAAAGCTTCTTGGAT GTTCTGAACCGCCCTCAGCAAACCGGAAAGTTCAATTTTACGACAGAATTTCCCAATTTCAGAGAAACTTTCTATAGACCTGATTTTAGAGGAAGAAAATTAGGGACGCCTGTTGTCTTTGACATGGACATGAGTGCTGGAGATTTTCTAGCTCTATTTTATCTCCTAAAAATACCTGTGGAAGTGATCAACCTAATG GCAATAATTGTTAGTCCAACCGGCTGGGCAAATGCCGCAACAATTGATGTCATATATGACTTACTGCATATGATGGGTCGTGATGACATTCCAGTTGGTCTCGGAGATGTATTTGCTATGAACCAGTCTGATCCAATATTCCCTGCTGTTGGGGACTGCAAGTATGTCAAGGCCATCCCTCATGGACGTGGTGGATTTCTGGATTCTGATACTCTTTATGGGCTAGCACGTAATCTGCCTCGAAGCCCCAGAAG ATATACTGCAGAAAATTCTTTAAAACACGGAGCTCCTCGTGACACCGCTAATCCTGAACTCAGACAGCCTCCTGCATTGGAAATTTGGGAGTCTCTGATACAAACAATGGATCCAGGATCTAAGATAACCCTCTTGACCAATGGACCCTTGACTAGTTTAGCAAAAATTATTCAGTCTGGGGCTAACGCAAGCTCTATAATTCAG GATGTGTATATTGTTGGAGGACATATCAGAAACACTGAGATGGACACAGGAAATGTCATTACAGTTGATTATAATGAATATGCAGAACTCAATATGTTCCTCGACCCCATCGCTGCCAAGACTGTCTTTGAGTCAGCTCTTAACATCACGCTCATTCCGCTTGGCGTCCAACGTAAAGTTGGTTCATTTTCTAAGATGCTTGAAAAGATGCACAAGACGAACAAGACACCTGAGGCTCTTTTCGCTCACCGTCTGCTGTCAAGACTATATCACTTGCAACAAACTCATCATAGATATCAACACATG GGCACATTCTTGGGGGAATTACTTGGGGCTGTGATCTTGGCTGGCGATCATACCTTGTTGAAGCCAATCTTGCAGGTCAAGCCCATCAAGTTCTTCGCCGAAGGCATTGAATCCAAAGACGGAGAAACCATAGTCGAAGAGAAGCAAGGAAAGTTGGTGAAAGTACTAGAAAACGTCAACACTGTTGCATATTATGATTTATTTGCAAAACAACTGGGTGTTGAGCAGCAGTCAGCCGTATTGGGAAGCTTCTGTGAACAGAAAAAATTATGGAGCAGACCAAATCAAACTGTAGATTGTTAG
- the LOC120015385 gene encoding histidine-containing phosphotransfer protein 1-like isoform X1, which yields MELGHMQRTMVDYKKSLFMEGFLDDQFSQLQQLQDESNPDFVIEVVSLFFEDSERILNDLSSTLAQPSVDFKKVDANVHQLKGSSSSIGAQRVKNACIIFRNFCEEQNTEECLRCLQQVKQEYYLVKNNLETLFRLEQQIVAAGGAVPTMEMSY from the exons ATGGAGTTGGGTCATATGCAGAGAACAATGGTTGACTACAAGAAATCCTTGTTTATGGAG GGATTCTTGGATGATCAGTTTTCACAGCTTCAGCAGCTGCAAGATGAGAGCAACCCAGATTTTGTTATTGAAGTTGTGTCTCTTTTCTTTGAGGATTCTGAAAGGATTCTCAATGATCTCTCAAGTACCCT AGCTCAACCAAGCGTAGACTTCAAGAAAGTTGATGCCAATGTTCATCAATTGAAGGGTAGCAGTTCCAG CATAGGGGCACAGAGGGTTAAAAATGCCTGCATTATCTTCAGAAACTTTTGTGAGGAACAGAACACTGAAGA GTGCCTGAGATGCCTACAGCAAGTAAAACAAGAGTACTATCTTGTTAAGAACAATCTTGAGACTCTATTTAGA CTGGAGCAGCAGATTGTGGCAGCTGGTGGAGCAGTTCCTACGATGGAGATGAGTTATTAG
- the LOC120015385 gene encoding histidine-containing phosphotransfer protein 1-like isoform X2, which translates to MELGHMQRTMVDYKKSLFMEGFLDDQFSQLQQLQDESNPDFVIEVVSLFFEDSERILNDLSSTLAQPSVDFKKVDANVHQLKGSSSRCLRCLQQVKQEYYLVKNNLETLFRLEQQIVAAGGAVPTMEMSY; encoded by the exons ATGGAGTTGGGTCATATGCAGAGAACAATGGTTGACTACAAGAAATCCTTGTTTATGGAG GGATTCTTGGATGATCAGTTTTCACAGCTTCAGCAGCTGCAAGATGAGAGCAACCCAGATTTTGTTATTGAAGTTGTGTCTCTTTTCTTTGAGGATTCTGAAAGGATTCTCAATGATCTCTCAAGTACCCT AGCTCAACCAAGCGTAGACTTCAAGAAAGTTGATGCCAATGTTCATCAATTGAAGGGTAGCAGTTCCAG GTGCCTGAGATGCCTACAGCAAGTAAAACAAGAGTACTATCTTGTTAAGAACAATCTTGAGACTCTATTTAGA CTGGAGCAGCAGATTGTGGCAGCTGGTGGAGCAGTTCCTACGATGGAGATGAGTTATTAG
- the LOC120014253 gene encoding uncharacterized protein LOC120014253, producing NVELGRKCEPRRTVATPALRCLLQIVQNYKSHHAFFLALSSVSVWPFLASNSTMASLTGRITFRVVAAILVLSVLFYVGRPLYWKISATIHDIRENKQTVKQGISQIVLEAQKSVGWYHDEFDSGVHYERKATNRRLLYKHLVISKLVVSWKTDCICKKKLGFFSCAISEMVRQHVPREVADQCP from the exons AATGTAGAATTGGGAAGAAAGTGTGAACCGCGGAGAACTGTAGCAACCCCGGCATTGCGTTGCCTTCTCCAGATCGTGCAAAACTACAAATCTCACCACGCGTTCTTCCTTGCCCTCTCATCAGTCTCGGTTTGGCCCTTTCTAGCTTCGAATTCTACGATGGCGTCCTTAACAGGAAGGATAACATTCCGCGTCGTAGCGGCGATTCTGGTACTTTCGGTCCTCTTCTACGTCGGTCGTCCTCTCTACTGGAAAATCTCTGCCACGATTCATGATATCCGCGAAAACAAGCAAACCGTCAAACAAG GTATTTCACAAATCGTTCTCGAGGCGCAGAAATCGGTGGGTTGGTACCACGATGAGTTCGACTCTGGAGTCCACTATGAGCGGAAAGCGACGAATCGGAGGCTTCTGTATAAG CATTTGGTTATTTCAAAGTTGGTTGTGTCCTGGAAGACTGACTGcatctgtaaaaaaaaattgggatttTTTTCCTGTGCGATTTCTGAGATGGTGAGGCAGCATGTACCAAGAGAAGTGGCCGATCAGTGCCCTTGA
- the LOC120015024 gene encoding uncharacterized protein LOC120015024 isoform X3: MLLRRNLWVVILLFTGVFAAKQYTVEGLPHRILLDTDVDTDDFFALFYLLKLNRSEFELEALTISANAWTDAGHAVNQIYDILYMMGRDDISVGVGGEGGILADGTILPNVGGYLPIIEQGMTTAGYCRYRQAIPVLGGRLDVNTNYGIRKAFLPQGRRSYSPLRQPTAQQVLIEKVSAGPITVFMTGAHTNVGIFLMRNPHLKKNVEHIYVMGGGVRSKNPTGCCPKNSSSTCVTRQCGDRGNVFTDYTSNPYAEFNIFGDPFAAYQVIHSGVPVTLVPLDATNTIPVNENFVKAFEKRRYTYEADYCYQSLKIARDTWFDSQFYTSYFMWDSFMSGVAVAIMRNSNNKNGENEFAEMEYMNVTVVTSNRPYGVSNGSNPFFDGLKFPKFHLKKGGVHSGHVQTGLRDPFCIVPNGKGRCKDGYTEEVSGSDSVRVLVATKAKPNQDPNSNLDREFFKSFLDVLNRPQQTGKFNFTTEFPNFRETFYRPDFRGRKLGTPVVFDMDMSAGDFLALFYLLKIPVEVINLMLVSEMYLL; the protein is encoded by the exons ATGTTGTTGCGGAGGAATCTTTGGGTGGTTATTTTATTGTTTACAGGAGTTTTTGCAGCTAAGCAGTACACTGTGGAGGGTCTTCCACATCGAATACTGTTGGACACAGACGTGGATACCGATGATTTCTTTGCTCTATTTTACCTCTTGAAGCTTAACAGATCAGAATTTGAATTGGAG GCATTGACTATTAGTGCAAATGCATGGACTGATGCAGGACATGCTGTGAATCAAATCTATGACATTCTTTACATGATGGGTCGTGATGATATTTCTGTTGGAGTTGGAGGTGAAGGTGGAATACTTGCAGATGGTACCATTCTTCCTAATGTTGGTGGATATCTTCCCATTATTGAACAG GGAATGACAACAGCAGGATATTGTAGATACAGACAAGCTATTCCGGTTCTCGGTGGACGACTAGATGTCAATACCAACTATGGCATAAGGAAAGCATTCCTTCCACAG GGCAGAAGGAGCTATTCGCCTCTTCGACAACCTACTGCCCAACAAGTGTTAATTGAAAAAGTATCTGCAGGTCCTATAACTGTGTTCATGACTGGAGCTCATACCAATGTTGGCATATTTCTTATGCGCAACCCACATCTAAAGAAAAATGTTGAGCACATATATGTCATGGGTGGAGGCGTGAGATCGAAGAACCCAACTGGTTGTTGCCCCAAAAATTCTAGTTCAACTTGTGTGACTAGACAATGTGGTGATCGGGGTAATGTGTTCACTGACTATACTAGTAATCCTTATGCAGAGTTCAATATTTTTGGAGACCCGTTTGCTGCATACCAG GTGATTCATTCTGGTGTTCCAGTTACTCTTGTCCCTCTTGATGCTACTAACACCATTCCTGTAAACGAGAACTTCGTCAAGGCATTTGAGAAGAGAAGGTACACATATGAGGCAGATTACTGCTACCAGTCTCTGAAAATCGCTCGCGATACATGGTTTGACAGCCAATTCTATACA AGCTATTTCATGTGGGACTCATTTATGTCTGGTGTAGCAGTCGCGATCATGCGcaattcaaataacaaaaatggggAAAACGAGTTTGCTGAAATGGAGTATATGAATGTGACAGTGGTTACTTCAAATAGACCTTATGGGGTTTCAAATGGCTCGAATCCGTTCTTTGATGGCCTGAAATTCCCAAAGTTTCATTTGAAGAAAGGTGGAGTGCATAGTGGTCATGTCCAGACAGGACTTCGCGATCCATTTTGCATTGTCCCCAATGGAAAGGGAAGATGCAAG GATGGTTATACAGAGGAAGTCTCCGGCTCAGATTCAGTGAGAGTTCTTGTCGCTACCAAAGCCAAACCTAACCAGGACCCTAACAGCAACCTTGACAGGGAATTCTTCAAAAGCTTCTTGGAT GTTCTGAACCGCCCTCAGCAAACCGGAAAGTTCAATTTTACGACAGAATTTCCCAATTTCAGAGAAACTTTCTATAGACCTGATTTTAGAGGAAGAAAATTAGGGACGCCTGTTGTCTTTGACATGGACATGAGTGCTGGAGATTTTCTAGCTCTATTTTATCTCCTAAAAATACCTGTGGAAGTGATCAACCTAATG TTGGTCTCGGAGATGTATTTGCTATGA